In a single window of the Metopolophium dirhodum isolate CAU chromosome 2, ASM1992520v1, whole genome shotgun sequence genome:
- the LOC132939065 gene encoding serine/arginine-rich splicing factor 7-like isoform X2 encodes MSSSSRYRDSGNPDCKIYVGDLGSSASKQDLEDAFSYYGSIRNVWVARNPPGFAFVEFEDPRDAEDAVRGLDGRSICGRRVRVELSNAGSRKGAYRGGPPRRGRPFHPEDKCYECGDRGHYARDCRRFKGGRRRMFG; translated from the exons atgtcatcGTCTTCACGGTACAGGGATTCTGGTAATCCAGATTGCAAAATATATGTTGGTGATTTAGGATCATCTGCATCCAAACAAGATTTAGAAGATGCTTTTTCATATTATGGTTCAATTCGTAATGTATGGGTTGCCCGTAATCCCCCTGGTTTTGCTTTTGTTGAATTTGAAGATCCAAGAGATGCAGAAGATGCAGTTAGAGGTTTAGATGgaag gAGCATTTGTGGTAGACGAGTCCGAGTTGAATTATCTAATGCTGGATCACGTAAAGGTGCTTATCGAGGAGGCCCACCTCGTCGAGGACGTCCATTCCATCCTGAAGACAAATGTTATGAATGTGGTGATAGAGGACATTATGCCCGTGACTGTAGACGTTTTAAAGGAGGGCGACGcag GATGTTCGGCTGA
- the LOC132939065 gene encoding serine/arginine-rich splicing factor 7-like isoform X1, translating to MSSSSRYRDSGNPDCKIYVGDLGSSASKQDLEDAFSYYGSIRNVWVARNPPGFAFVEFEDPRDAEDAVRGLDGRSICGRRVRVELSNAGSRKGAYRGGPPRRGRPFHPEDKCYECGDRGHYARDCRRFKGGRRRSYTPSRSRSRSYSRSRRSRSGSRSPSRSRSRSALTGRSVSKSRSRSR from the exons atgtcatcGTCTTCACGGTACAGGGATTCTGGTAATCCAGATTGCAAAATATATGTTGGTGATTTAGGATCATCTGCATCCAAACAAGATTTAGAAGATGCTTTTTCATATTATGGTTCAATTCGTAATGTATGGGTTGCCCGTAATCCCCCTGGTTTTGCTTTTGTTGAATTTGAAGATCCAAGAGATGCAGAAGATGCAGTTAGAGGTTTAGATGgaag gAGCATTTGTGGTAGACGAGTCCGAGTTGAATTATCTAATGCTGGATCACGTAAAGGTGCTTATCGAGGAGGCCCACCTCGTCGAGGACGTCCATTCCATCCTGAAGACAAATGTTATGAATGTGGTGATAGAGGACATTATGCCCGTGACTGTAGACGTTTTAAAGGAGGGCGACGcag GTCATATACTCCTTCTCGGTCTCGCTCACGATCATACAGCCGTAGTCGTCGTTCTCGTTCAGGTTCAAGATCTCCTTCACGCTCCCGTTCAAGGTCTGCATTAACTGGTCGTTCAGTTTCCAAGTCAAGATCTCGTAGTCGATAA